The Agromyces sp. LHK192 genome includes a window with the following:
- a CDS encoding phosphonatase-like hydrolase gives MTTLETATTPPRIGDRTVELVVLDMAGTTVCDDGLVERAFALAAERAGFAPEGEARERALQYVRDTMGQSKIAVFRVLTGDEDLAQRANAEFEGAYAELVAELGVSAIAGAAETVRLLREAGASVVLTTGFAPATRDAILDALDWHDLADAALAPADAGRGRPYPDLPLTALLRTGAGSVGSMVVVGDTQSDIGSGLAAGAGLVVGVLTGTHGRAEFEAAGAHAIIESIADLPALLGLPGLPGPSILPGLPGLEA, from the coding sequence ATGACCACCCTCGAGACCGCCACCACCCCGCCGCGCATCGGCGACCGCACCGTCGAGCTCGTGGTGCTCGACATGGCCGGCACGACCGTGTGCGACGACGGTCTCGTCGAACGGGCGTTCGCGCTCGCGGCCGAGCGGGCCGGGTTCGCACCCGAGGGCGAGGCGCGCGAGCGCGCCCTCCAGTACGTGCGCGACACCATGGGGCAGTCGAAGATCGCCGTCTTCCGGGTGCTCACGGGCGACGAGGATCTCGCGCAGCGCGCGAACGCGGAGTTCGAGGGCGCCTACGCCGAACTCGTCGCCGAGCTCGGGGTGTCGGCGATCGCCGGTGCCGCCGAGACGGTGCGGCTCCTGCGCGAAGCGGGGGCATCCGTGGTGCTCACGACCGGTTTCGCCCCCGCGACGCGCGACGCGATCCTCGATGCGCTCGACTGGCACGATCTCGCCGACGCGGCGCTCGCCCCGGCCGACGCCGGCCGGGGCCGCCCCTACCCCGACCTGCCCCTGACGGCGTTGTTGCGCACCGGTGCCGGATCCGTCGGGTCGATGGTCGTCGTCGGCGACACGCAGAGCGACATCGGATCGGGCCTCGCCGCGGGGGCCGGGCTCGTCGTCGGCGTGCTCACCGGCACGCACGGCCGCGCCGAGTTCGAGGCCGCGGGCGCGCACGCGATCATCGAGAGCATCGCCGACCTCCCCGCGCTGCTCGGCCTGCCCGGCCTGCCCGGCCCCTCCATCCTGCCCGGCCTGCCCGGCCTCGAGGCGTAG
- a CDS encoding zinc-binding dehydrogenase — protein sequence MPTLARGREQELLVTPTPTAMVWFEPGARHQEVAVPGVRLDAGDVLVEVELATVCGSDVHTVSGHRGSPTPTVLGHEQVGRVLAVGGEEVLASDGTPLRPGDRVVWTVTVSCGGCDRCGSGHPQKCRSLAKYGHERMTRGWELSGGFATHVQLRRGTGIVRVPEQLPAELAAPAACSTATAVAALDAASRVPLDGATVLVGGAGMIGLAVTAIATEAGADVVVVDPDVDRRVMARRFGAEATLDPSDDLAAELARRRLSEPLVAIEASGAPSSVRALLGAIGTGGILVLVGSVSPGPTVDLDPEAIVRGLLTVTGVHNYRVEHLERAIDYLAGVRGAPPFGELVSAEYPLAEVDAALEAAASSGHVRVGVRPERPVRPERPGSGAGSGR from the coding sequence ATGCCCACCCTCGCCCGCGGGCGCGAGCAGGAACTGCTCGTCACCCCGACGCCCACCGCGATGGTGTGGTTCGAGCCCGGCGCCCGGCACCAGGAGGTCGCGGTCCCCGGCGTGCGCCTCGACGCGGGCGACGTGCTCGTCGAGGTCGAGCTCGCCACCGTCTGCGGCTCCGACGTGCACACCGTGAGCGGCCACCGCGGTTCGCCGACGCCGACGGTGCTCGGCCACGAGCAGGTCGGGCGCGTGCTCGCCGTCGGAGGCGAAGAGGTCCTCGCCTCCGACGGCACGCCGCTGCGCCCCGGCGACCGCGTCGTGTGGACGGTGACGGTCAGCTGCGGCGGATGCGACCGCTGCGGGTCGGGGCATCCGCAGAAGTGCCGGTCGCTCGCGAAGTACGGCCACGAGCGGATGACCCGCGGCTGGGAGCTCTCGGGCGGCTTCGCGACGCACGTGCAGCTGCGCCGCGGGACCGGCATCGTGCGGGTCCCCGAGCAGCTGCCGGCCGAACTGGCGGCACCCGCGGCGTGCTCGACCGCGACCGCGGTCGCGGCGCTCGACGCGGCATCCCGCGTGCCGCTCGACGGCGCCACCGTGCTCGTCGGCGGCGCCGGCATGATCGGCCTCGCCGTCACCGCGATCGCGACCGAGGCCGGTGCCGACGTGGTCGTCGTCGACCCCGACGTCGACCGGAGGGTGATGGCCCGTCGCTTCGGCGCCGAGGCGACGCTCGACCCGTCGGACGACCTCGCGGCCGAACTCGCCCGCCGTCGGCTGTCCGAACCGCTGGTGGCGATCGAGGCGTCGGGGGCTCCGTCCTCCGTGCGCGCCCTCCTCGGCGCGATCGGCACCGGCGGCATCCTCGTCCTGGTCGGAAGCGTGTCGCCGGGGCCGACGGTCGACCTCGACCCCGAAGCGATCGTGCGCGGACTGCTCACGGTGACCGGCGTGCACAACTACCGGGTCGAGCACCTCGAGCGCGCGATCGACTACCTGGCCGGCGTGCGCGGAGCGCCGCCGTTCGGCGAGCTCGTGTCGGCCGAGTACCCGTTGGCCGAGGTCGATGCGGCGCTCGAGGCCGCGGCCAGCAGTGGGCACGTGCGAGTCGGCGTGCGACCGGAGCGGCCCGTGCGGCCCGAGCGGCCCGGCTCGGGCGCGGGTTCCGGGCGGTAG
- a CDS encoding GNAT family N-acetyltransferase, producing MPASLHRSPLAAIDPVVLYRILWLRIRVFVVEQAAAYPELDGRDLEPEAELMWIADGDDVLATLRILTDASAMRIGRVATAPEARGRGLAADLMRAAIHRCDELAPGVPIDLDAQMQLEEWYGRFGFVRSGAEFAEDGIPHIPMRRTSPVVE from the coding sequence ATGCCCGCCTCCCTGCACCGTTCCCCGCTCGCGGCGATCGACCCGGTCGTGCTCTACCGCATCCTGTGGTTGCGGATCCGCGTGTTCGTCGTCGAGCAGGCGGCGGCGTACCCCGAGCTCGACGGGCGCGACCTCGAGCCCGAGGCCGAGCTCATGTGGATCGCCGACGGCGACGACGTGCTCGCGACGCTCCGCATCCTCACGGATGCCTCGGCCATGCGCATCGGCCGCGTCGCCACGGCGCCCGAGGCGCGCGGCCGAGGGCTCGCAGCCGACCTGATGCGTGCCGCGATCCACCGGTGCGACGAGCTCGCGCCCGGCGTGCCGATCGACCTCGACGCGCAGATGCAGCTCGAGGAGTGGTACGGCCGATTCGGGTTCGTCCGCTCGGGTGCGGAGTTCGCGGAGGACGGGATCCCGCACATCCCGATGCGGCGGACTTCGCCGGTGGTCGAGTAG
- a CDS encoding alpha/beta hydrolase yields the protein MPPYHPDLAVARFIPKISFSRGSLRFLRRKLPTMPDVPGMRIENVSIPGGDGAPPVRVRVYDPVDRAADSPALLWLHGGGFLIGDPEQDEASSIGFARDLGALVVSVDYRLAPEHPSPAATADAYAALTWLFDQAAERGVDPARIAIGGASAGGGLAASLALYAHDRGVVRPAFQLLVYPMLDDRTVLRDDLDTRWVRGWTPKSNRFGWTSYLGGEPGASDVSAYAAPARRVDLTGLPPAWIGVGSLDLFRDEDRVYAERLREAGVPCEYVEIEGAFHGFDAILRKAGVSKSFWRMQADALRRALAAAVE from the coding sequence TTGCCCCCGTACCACCCCGACCTCGCGGTCGCCCGGTTCATCCCCAAGATCTCGTTCTCGCGCGGCTCCCTGCGGTTCCTGCGCCGGAAGCTCCCGACCATGCCCGACGTGCCCGGCATGCGCATCGAGAACGTGTCCATCCCCGGCGGAGACGGGGCGCCGCCCGTGCGCGTCCGGGTCTACGACCCGGTCGATCGCGCCGCCGACTCCCCCGCCCTGCTCTGGCTGCACGGTGGCGGGTTCCTCATCGGCGATCCCGAGCAGGACGAGGCGTCGAGCATCGGATTCGCCCGCGACCTCGGCGCACTCGTCGTCAGCGTCGACTACCGGCTCGCGCCCGAGCATCCGTCGCCCGCGGCGACCGCGGACGCCTACGCGGCCCTGACCTGGCTGTTCGACCAGGCGGCCGAACGCGGCGTGGACCCGGCCCGCATCGCGATCGGCGGGGCATCCGCCGGCGGCGGACTCGCCGCCTCGCTCGCGCTCTACGCGCATGACCGCGGCGTGGTGCGGCCGGCGTTCCAGCTCCTCGTCTACCCGATGCTCGACGACCGCACGGTGCTGCGCGACGACCTCGACACGCGCTGGGTGCGCGGCTGGACGCCGAAGTCCAACCGGTTCGGATGGACGAGCTACCTGGGCGGCGAGCCGGGCGCATCGGATGTCTCGGCGTACGCCGCCCCGGCACGTCGGGTCGACCTCACGGGACTCCCACCCGCGTGGATCGGCGTCGGCTCGCTCGACCTGTTCCGCGACGAGGACCGGGTCTACGCCGAGCGGCTCCGCGAGGCCGGTGTGCCGTGCGAGTACGTCGAGATCGAGGGCGCGTTCCACGGCTTCGACGCGATCCTGCGGAAAGCGGGCGTCTCGAAGTCGTTCTGGCGGATGCAGGCCGACGCGCTGCGCCGCGCGCTGGCAGCGGCGGTCGAGTAG
- a CDS encoding SDR family NAD(P)-dependent oxidoreductase, with amino-acid sequence MSTPKTLTGDDSIKTWLEHPVGGPILRDMLAQSGQSADVFKPVSRLAIKRLIKLSKGQFSQETLDALIARAAAGDVPAGAPEAPEPTSEADEDAGVPQVETPEWVERIDDGRFSGKTVIVTGAGSGIGRATASRIAREGGRVVAVDVSQERLDEFASEHAGADIVTLVADITDDAKVAEIVAAAGGRIDGLANIAGIMDDMTPIGDLTDAVWQRVFRVNVDGTMKLMRAVIPTMLAQGIGSIVNTASEAALRGSAAGVAYTASKHAVVGLTKSTAFMYGPHGIRTNAVAPGPTITNIEATFASPLGAQRVRQAMAILPDAVEADALAASITFLLSDDGVNVNGVVLASDGGWSAT; translated from the coding sequence GACCTGGCTCGAGCACCCGGTGGGCGGCCCGATCCTGCGCGACATGCTCGCCCAGTCCGGCCAGTCCGCCGACGTCTTCAAGCCCGTCAGCCGCCTGGCGATCAAGCGGCTGATCAAGCTCAGCAAGGGCCAGTTCTCGCAGGAGACGCTCGACGCGCTCATCGCGCGCGCCGCGGCCGGCGACGTGCCGGCCGGCGCGCCCGAGGCCCCCGAGCCGACGAGCGAGGCGGACGAGGACGCCGGCGTGCCGCAGGTCGAGACCCCGGAGTGGGTCGAGCGCATCGACGACGGCCGCTTTTCCGGCAAGACCGTCATCGTGACCGGCGCGGGATCGGGCATCGGCCGCGCCACCGCGTCGCGCATCGCGCGCGAGGGCGGCCGGGTCGTCGCGGTCGACGTGTCGCAGGAGCGCCTCGACGAGTTCGCGTCGGAGCATGCGGGCGCCGACATCGTGACGCTCGTCGCCGACATCACCGACGACGCGAAGGTCGCCGAGATCGTCGCCGCGGCCGGCGGCCGCATCGACGGCCTCGCGAACATCGCCGGGATCATGGACGACATGACGCCGATCGGCGACCTCACCGACGCGGTGTGGCAGCGCGTGTTCCGGGTGAACGTCGACGGCACGATGAAGCTCATGCGCGCCGTGATCCCGACGATGCTCGCCCAGGGCATCGGTTCGATCGTCAACACGGCCTCCGAGGCCGCGCTGCGCGGCTCGGCGGCGGGTGTCGCCTACACCGCGTCGAAGCACGCGGTCGTCGGACTGACGAAGTCGACGGCGTTCATGTACGGTCCGCACGGCATCCGCACCAACGCGGTCGCCCCCGGCCCGACGATCACCAACATCGAGGCCACCTTCGCGTCGCCGCTCGGCGCGCAGCGCGTGCGCCAGGCGATGGCGATCCTGCCGGACGCCGTCGAGGCCGACGCCCTCGCCGCGTCGATCACGTTCCTGCTGTCCGACGACGGCGTGAACGTCAACGGCGTGGTGCTCGCCTCGGACGGCGGCTGGTCGGCCACCTGA